The Monomorium pharaonis isolate MP-MQ-018 chromosome 5, ASM1337386v2, whole genome shotgun sequence genome segment GGATCCGAGGATGAAAAACTATTGTTGACATAGaaagtattttgtaaaaatcaattttgtaataaattgttataaacaaattgttaaaaaatgactataaagaaataattatatcaattgatTCTATGGAAAAAGTTACGAAAATAGCATATTGTGTAACAAATGCGGAAAGTCGGTTTTTTAGCACAAATAAGAAATACCTGATTTGTACAAgttgcaaatataaatttttttttataaatccatATAGAAAATGCCGGGGGCGAGAAGAGATTCAAAGGGGAAGACGAGAGATTCAGGGAGAAAGGCGTGGTGTTTGCGGGAAACTCCGCCCGCAATATAGAATAGTCCTGCAGTATagtcatttttttacaatttgttgtaaaattaacttttatgtcaataatagttttttattctctgatcctatttttaatagttatttcttttttccttattttattGGTCTagttatgaattttaatgggttaatataaataaattcaaaagtaTAATGTTCTTACATTGGCATTTGCCAGTCCATGCCTGGTAAATATGGCCAATAATCAGCCAGCTCCGAAGTTAATAATGCTACAGGCATTCCATGTACGTTTCCGCTTTCACTGGTTTTGTTAGTATTTAAATCTGCGTGAGCATCAACCCATATTACTGCCACATTTTGTCTTTCCTACAAAGAAAAGCATAACATTTTAACAGGTTTTAACAGGTTATTAGTTTTCCTATGAAAATAGGTGTTCTTTGTTTTGCACCTTGATATGTCCGTCGATAGTACCAATACTCAAGCTATGATCACCACCAATCGTTAATACTTGTCTGCCATCACGTAACACTTGTCGAATTTgtttagataaattattcatacaaTTAGCCACATGACCCAAAtgtgacatattttttatatcatttatattatttgcatcgTAGGACACATTGCCATAATCTCGCACATCTAagtctttttttatgtataatgtaatataaatatataaattatgttaattatacaaacacacacgcgcgcgcgcgcgtttataAAGAAAGAAGTATCATATAAAAgctttctatataaatattaataagacttacctaatatttttaattcgtcTACTAATCTCGCTGCTCTAATCATTTCAGGTCCACGAGCTACTCCTTCTTTTTCctatatttatattcgcatcttagttgcaaaatataacataagcATAATAATCGAGATTTAGAGATGTAGAATTAAAAGAACGACAATATccagatatttaagaaaagagaatttagaaaaattaataataaaaaataagttaaaatattagttaaatttAGATGTGAAGAATATTGATGATATATGTCGATATAAAGAGCCTTAATTGccgtatattgtatattttgtgGAAACGAGATAGATGTATAGGATAGTATATAGAAGAATATATAGAAcacaatgttaatttaaaaaataaaagatttgaaattaattatggtATGAGAATttagataaaacaaaaataaaagcacTCAAAAAAGCATGATAAGAGAAAGTTAGTTGTAAGAaattgaagaagaaaaaggagatAGAGGAAGgataaaaacaaagttataaaataagaattttataatattataataaagtaatatgaaGTTACAAGTTAGTCGTTAATAGGTTATGTTAGATAGGTTAATAACAAGAAAAGAGTGATGACAATTGTTATAAGAGTTATtcgattttaatttgttagtgaattcaaagaattctattgtatgctttataaaatttatttattttttaatgtgcgcgcttattattcttatttattacttttattaactatttatttaaaacataaaacataTGTAGTACTACATATTGTGACTGAAacctaatattttttgtttactatttatatcatttaaatttaccTGTCCTTTGTCAAAGGGTACTCCGATAATACCAACTTTTTGACTGTAATAGCGAATACTTAACTTACTAGAAATTGTACGAGCTTTAGCCAGCATATTCATCTTAAactttatatctttttcttacCGCAGAGTTGTTTGCGATATAAACGAATAATCCATTCTTTGACCTATGACTGATATGGCAGTCTGATATAGAAATCTTATTGAGGgcgaaagaagagaaaaagactGCTAATGATAAACACAAGTAGTAGATATAAGTGGGATGGGCATTATTTCATTATCTGTTACTGAGTAATTGTTATTGacaaataacgttaataactGTTATCCAATTTCGAGAATAACAGTTAACTAactaaacttatttttataaagttcatcGACATAGCAAGACTGAACTATTagtctataaattataaaagtaatcgACAAAAATGATAAGGCTAGGATTTTCTATCACtttctatatttaatgttatagcGATTGGCGATTGCGTCATTGTATATTCCTACGTCCATGCGTCAGCGTTTGTGTCTTTTGACCAATCAGAAAAGTTTTAGTCCAGTAGTTCTTTATTGATTGGTCAAGAGATGCAAACGCAATCGCCAATCGTTAGGGTGATTCGGGTCTTTTATCTTATGATGTTGGCAACAATTAAAGTTACCGATAGTTGTATGTTGTGTCGGTTTAATAACTGTCGTTGCACAATGgttgcacatatttttatta includes the following:
- the LOC105839025 gene encoding arginase, hepatic isoform X1; translated protein: MNMLAKARTISSKLSIRYYSQKVGIIGVPFDKGQEKEGVARGPEMIRAARLVDELKILDLDVRDYGNVSYDANNINDIKNMSHLGHVANCMNNLSKQIRQVLRDGRQVLTIGGDHSLSIGTIDGHIKERQNVAVIWVDAHADLNTNKTSESGNVHGMPVALLTSELADYWPYLPGMDWQMPILSIRNVAYIGLRSIDRYERLVIEKFGITAYGMEDIERYGIHDVMHMALNKIDPHNSRSLHVSFDIDALDPLEAPSTGTPVRGGLSLREAIHLMEEIYRTHRLCAIDLVEVNPEIGSEQDVKITVQAAIYIIQAALGYTRRGLKVPKGVTDIPL
- the LOC105839025 gene encoding arginase, hepatic isoform X3, encoding MNMLAKARTISSKLSIRYYSQKVGIIGVPFDKGQEKEGVARGPEMIRAARLVDELKILDLDVRDYGNVSYDANNINDIKNMSHLGHVANCMNNLSKQIRQVLRDGRQVLTIGGDHSLSIGTIDGHIKERQNVAVIWVDAHADLNTNKTSESGNVHGMPVALLTSELADYWPYLPGMDWQMPILSIRNVAYIGLRSIDRYERLVIEKFGITAYGMEDIERYGIHDVMHMALNKIDPHNSRSLHVSFDIDALDPLEAPSTGTPDHFCDLYAARRIFQMPFSSRHCTVVIKN
- the LOC105839025 gene encoding arginase, hepatic isoform X2; the encoded protein is MNMLAKARTISSKLSIRYYSQKVGIIGVPFDKGQEKEGVARGPEMIRAARLVDELKILDLDVRDYGNVSYDANNINDIKNMSHLGHVANCMNNLSKQIRQVLRDGRQVLTIGGDHSLSIGTIDGHIKERQNVAVIWVDAHADLNTNKTSESGNVHGMPVALLTSELADYWPYLPGMDWQMPILSIRNVAYIGLRSIDRYERLVIEKFGITAYGMEDIERYGIHDVMHMALNKIDPHNSRSLHVSFDIDALDPLEAPSTGTPGLHKQITHGDRNRISLCYRSELSGHMLFITS